The sequence below is a genomic window from Streptosporangium lutulentum.
CGTAGATGCCCCAGGGAGCCTTGCCCTGGTAGTAGCCGGGGATGAACACGAAGTTGCTGAAGGGCTTGTTCGTGTCGGTGTCGTACACGCAGTGGCCGGCGGTGGCGACCAGGTTGCGGTACTTCGACTGCACGGAGCTGCCGGAGCACCAGCGGGTCTTGCCCTTGTCGTCGATGAAGAAGACCTTGCCGACGGTGATCGGCAGGTTCAGGTTCTTCGACATGCCCGCGGACTTGCCGCCCTCACCGGTGGGGGCGACGACGCCCGGCTTGCCGTCGGCGGCCGCCTTGGCGGCGCCGGTCTTGGTGAGCTTGGAGGAGACGGTGGAGTCGGCGAGGTAGGTCGTCGCGGACTTCAACCGGGAGGAGGTCCAGTAGCCCGCGATGGCCTTCGCGTTACCGGAGGTGGTGAGCGCCGTGGTCTTGGCGTCGGGGTCCGACTTCGCCTGTGCCGCGGTGGAGAGGGATGCGCCGATCACGGAGGTGACCATGAGGGCCCCTCCGAGAGGGAGGATCAGGCGCTTTGCTCGGGGGTTCAATTTAGCTCCTTCTGCGTCGTGGGTCACTCGAGAGTCATGGATCACTCGGGACGCAATCCACACATGAGCAAAGAGTCAAGTGGTGACCGTACTAGGCAAAGATGGGTTAAAAAGTTACAAATCGGGCAAGCATTCGGACCGATATGATTTTGTTATCAAATCGGGGGAACCGAAGATCCCTGACTCGCGTCTGCTTGACCATGTGTGGGGTCGCATGCCGTACGTGGGTGTGACCTGCGGAAACGCCGGAGTCGGTTGTTGCCCGGCCGGGGCGGTCACGGGAAGCTGAGCGGACATCCGACGTCACGCGTTATCGGGGGATCTCATGCGATGTCTTCTCTGTCTGGCCACTGCTGGACTTTTCCTTCTCTCCGGTACGGCCGGCGCGGTCGCGGAGTCCCCTCCCTACGATCCCCGCCCGTCCTCGGATCCGACGATCCCGCCCGACTCGGATGGCTCCGTCGGGAACGGGCCGGTTTCGAGTGCGGTCGAGCCTCCACGCAACGTGAAGACGCTCGTGCTGAGCATCGCGAAGGGAGACGAATCAGCACCCGTGGCGCGTTATGCCCTGCTCCAGTGCGATCCGCCGCGCGGCACGCACTCCGATCCCGAGTGGGCGTGTGAGGTGCTGGAGGAGGTGGGAGGTCATCCCGCCGATCTCAAACCGCGACGGGAGGTGGCCTGTACGTTGCAGTACGACCCGGTCACCGTGAGCGCGACCGGGATCTGGAACGGCCGCTTCATCCGATTCGAGCGAACCTACGGCAACACCTGCATGCTGTTGGCCGAGACGGGCCCGGTCTTCGCCTTCTGGAATTCCGCGGGCTGGGGCCCCAAGGGTTCACGGCGTTCTCAGCCCCAGGGGGACACGGGAGCGGTCGCGACCGCCGAACCGCTGAGGGCGAAGAACTGAAGGACTGAAGGGCCCGATCCGAGGATCGGGCCCTCGCCGTCGCGGCCGGCCGAATGGCCTTACAACCGGCCGATCGAG
It includes:
- a CDS encoding SSI family serine proteinase inhibitor, whose amino-acid sequence is MRCLLCLATAGLFLLSGTAGAVAESPPYDPRPSSDPTIPPDSDGSVGNGPVSSAVEPPRNVKTLVLSIAKGDESAPVARYALLQCDPPRGTHSDPEWACEVLEEVGGHPADLKPRREVACTLQYDPVTVSATGIWNGRFIRFERTYGNTCMLLAETGPVFAFWNSAGWGPKGSRRSQPQGDTGAVATAEPLRAKN